DNA sequence from the Halorussus limi genome:
CGGTATCTGACAGGAACAATCGTATAGTACGAGAGGAACTACGATTGGATGCCACTGGTGTACCGGTCGTTCGAGAGAGCGCGTGCCGGGCAGCCACGCATCACGGGGTAAGAGCTGAACGCATCTAAGCTCGAAACCCACCTGGAAAAGAGATACCATCCGAGACCACTCGTAGAAGACGAGTTCGATAGGCTCGGGATGTACGCGCCGAGGCAACGAGGCGTTCAGTCCGCGAGTACTAACAGGTCGAGCCACACACTCATCACCGCACTGCGCCCGATTGACACACACTCATCGGGTCCAGGCGCAAACTGGATTGCACACACTACATACGGTCACAACGACCATCGAATCACCGACGGTGGACCAGTATCGCGGTTCGATTCCGCGAGTCGGCGTTAAGGCGGCCACAGCGGCGGGGCGACACCCGTACCCATCCCGAACACGGAAGTTAAGCCCGCCTGCGTTTCGGCGAGTACTGGAGTGCGCGAGCCTCTGGGAAATCCGATTCGCCGCCTCCCACTCATACTCCGACCCCGTTCGGCACCGCGCCGAACGGGGTCGCTTCATTTCGAACCTCGGCGAGCGCCGCCGGGGACCGCTATATTTAAGCGCGACCAGCGAATAGCAGAAGACAGCGCCAAGGTGGCAGAGTCCGGCCGAACGCAGCGGCCTGCAGAGCCGCCTACCGCCGGTTCAAATCCGGCCCTTGGCTTGCACCGTTTTACTTCGTCGAGTGTCCTCGCACCCACAACCTCAGTTCGGCCTGCGGACACCGTTCCTCGTGAAAATCTGTACCGAAATCCCCGTTCGCTCAGTCGCTTCGCTCCTTCGCTCACGGCGAAACGGCGCTCCGCGCCGTACGCTACTGTGCGAACTGTCGGCTCGCCATCCACCGGTGAACTACGGTCGCCGTCCTTCCAACACCGGAATCTCGGCGATGCGTTCCTCGGACAGTTCGTCCCAGAACACGCCCGAAGGCGTTTCGTACTCGGTGTCGGTCCGAATGGTCTCCGTCGGCGTCACCAGGAGGTCCATCGGCACGTCGTGGGCCTCGACCGCCACCTCGTCGGTCACGACTTGCGAGTCGTGGACGGTAGTCGCGACGGGCGTCCCTCCGTCGACGAGTCTCAACTCGCGGAGGACGGCGTACTCGAGGTCGCTGTATCCCTCTCCCTTCCCGACTCGCGCGCCGGACGCAGTGACCGCGACGCTCCCCGATACCACGAGGTCGATGGTCGCCACGTCCTCGGGCGCGACCTGCCGCGCGTAGGACTCGACGTGCGAGATGGTGGGCGCGCTGTCGTACTCCGCGGACGGAATCTCCGCGGGGTCGAGTTCGTAGAACGGCTTCTCGTCCCGGAGTCGAGGCACCGCCATGTAGACGGTCTTGCCCTCGCGGAGCGCGCGCCGCCGGACTGGTAGCTGCGGCGCGTCGGGGTTGGCCTTGACGGCGTCGGCGTCCCGCCACGCCTCGGTTTCCGCGAGTCGGTCGGCGGCGTCGTCCGCTCCTGCGAAGTTCGGAATCCGGTCGTGGGGCGGGAAGGGGAACCGGGCGACGCCCGCTTCTTCGAGGTGGTCCCAGATTCGCTCGCGGAGGTCTTGTTTGGACATGGCCAGAGTACGAGCGGCCGAGGACGAAAAGGTGGCTCCTTCCTACTCCACTTCCGAACTCGACGCCCGGTTGAGCATGTACACCGCGAACGCGCCGAGAACGAGGTCGAGTCCGACTAGCACGCCGACGTTCGGAAGAATCGTCTCCCAGATCCATCCGTCGATGACCAGCGTTCGGGCCGCGTCCACGCCGTAGGTCACGGGGTTGAAGTCGCTGATTAGCTGAATCCACTCGGGGAGGAGTTCGACCGGGAGGAACGCCGAGGAGACGAACAGCAGGGGGAACTGGAGGATGTTCGCGCCGATGATGGTCGACTCTTGGTCGCGGGTCACCAGCGCGACGACGTTCGAGAACGCGGTGAACCACCCGGCGAACACGATGCCGATGACGACGATGGCCAGCGCGCCCGCGACGCCGGTTTCGATGTTCGCGCCGAGCAGGACGCCCAACCCGAGGATGATGAGTATCTGGACCGTGATGCGGAGCATCTCGGCGAGCGTCTTCCCGAGGAACACCGCGGCCCGGTTCATCGGACTCACCAACACCTTCTCGAACATCCCCTCTTCGATGTCGTTGACCAGTCCGATGCCGGACGTCGCCGCGGCGACCAGCGACACCTGAATCACGATGGCGGGCAGCAGGAAACTCTCGTACGTGACGGCCGGCCCGCCGCGACTGATTGCACCGCTGGCGACCTGTCCGAAGACCTGCGTGAAGAGGACGAGGAAGACTATCGGTTGGACGAGCGACGCGGTCAGCACGAAGGGGTTGCGCACCGCTTTCAGGTTCCACCGCTTGAAGTTGACCCACACGTCGGTTCGGAACCCGCGTTCGCCGCCGCCGGTCTCGCCCGGCGCGATGGTCGGACCGGCGGTCGCTTCGTCGGTCTCGGTACTCATCGCACCGCCCCGGCGTCCGCCGCGGCCTCGTCGGCCGGTTCCTCCAACTCCTCGCCCGTGATGGCGAGGAACACGTCGTCGAGCGTCGGCGCGCGCACGTTGAATCCGGTCACGGTCAGGCCTTCGTCGCGGAGCGCCACCAGCAGGTCGGTGCCGTTCGTCCGGGCGTTGCGCGCCGTGACGGTCAGTCCCGCGTCGGTGACTTCGACGCTAGCCTCCTCGAAGACGCCCGACTCGCTGGCCACCTCGGCCGCGCGCTCGCGGGCCGTCTCACCGCCGTCGATTTCGATGTCGAGCAGTTCGCCGCCGACCCGCCGTTTGAGTTCGGCGGGCGACCCGGTGGCGACGATTTCCCCGTCGAGGATGACCGCGATGCGCTCACAGAGCTGGTCGGCCTCTTCGAGATACTGGGTCGTGAGGAAGATGGTCGTCCCCCGCTCGTTGATGCGCCGGAAGTACTCCCAGAGCCGATTCCGCGCTTTCGGGTCCAGTCCGGTGGTCGGTTCGTCCAGAAAGACCAGCGGTGGCTGGTGAACCAGTGCTGTCGCCGCGTCGAGGCGCTTTTTCATCCCGCCCGAGAAGTCGTCGGCGCGCTTGTCGGCCACGTCGGCGAGGTCGGCGAGTTCGAGCAGTTCCTCGATGCGCTCGCCTCGTT
Encoded proteins:
- a CDS encoding 5-formyltetrahydrofolate cyclo-ligase, yielding MSKQDLRERIWDHLEEAGVARFPFPPHDRIPNFAGADDAADRLAETEAWRDADAVKANPDAPQLPVRRRALREGKTVYMAVPRLRDEKPFYELDPAEIPSAEYDSAPTISHVESYARQVAPEDVATIDLVVSGSVAVTASGARVGKGEGYSDLEYAVLRELRLVDGGTPVATTVHDSQVVTDEVAVEAHDVPMDLLVTPTETIRTDTEYETPSGVFWDELSEERIAEIPVLEGRRP
- a CDS encoding ABC transporter permease, with protein sequence MSTETDEATAGPTIAPGETGGGERGFRTDVWVNFKRWNLKAVRNPFVLTASLVQPIVFLVLFTQVFGQVASGAISRGGPAVTYESFLLPAIVIQVSLVAAATSGIGLVNDIEEGMFEKVLVSPMNRAAVFLGKTLAEMLRITVQILIILGLGVLLGANIETGVAGALAIVVIGIVFAGWFTAFSNVVALVTRDQESTIIGANILQFPLLFVSSAFLPVELLPEWIQLISDFNPVTYGVDAARTLVIDGWIWETILPNVGVLVGLDLVLGAFAVYMLNRASSSEVE
- a CDS encoding ABC transporter ATP-binding protein — protein: MDTDTTDSRNAIAASDVSLTYSDGTEAVTDVDLTVPEGEFFGFLGPNGAGKTTTIKMLATLLKPTGGEIRVNGFDVREQAQSVRESIGYMAQETSIDPELTARENVRFACEAYGVPRSERGERIEELLELADLADVADKRADDFSGGMKKRLDAATALVHQPPLVFLDEPTTGLDPKARNRLWEYFRRINERGTTIFLTTQYLEEADQLCERIAVILDGEIVATGSPAELKRRVGGELLDIEIDGGETARERAAEVASESGVFEEASVEVTDAGLTVTARNARTNGTDLLVALRDEGLTVTGFNVRAPTLDDVFLAITGEELEEPADEAAADAGAVR